A region from the Actinomycetes bacterium genome encodes:
- the pilO gene encoding type 4a pilus biogenesis protein PilO: MAIVAAGWFLLVSPKRSEAAALRADAASREDANARLEQQIQVLQAQQLELPKQRAELATMRKQIPDNPALPSLVRDLTKAGRDTGATIDSLAPSVPEAALDPQAVTAPVTTGTESSASDTTGSTDTSETPATTTTPVPPPVTLYRVPLTVQVSGSYFELEQFVNRLEGLRRSFLVTGFTIGEVEGAEAVAGDLTLELKGRVFLSPPASATQDTTATTPTATGTTQAGQ; this comes from the coding sequence GTGGCAATCGTCGCGGCCGGTTGGTTCCTCCTGGTCTCTCCGAAGCGATCGGAGGCCGCCGCCCTCCGGGCGGATGCAGCCAGCCGGGAGGACGCGAACGCCCGTCTCGAGCAGCAGATCCAGGTCCTCCAGGCTCAGCAGCTGGAGCTGCCCAAGCAGCGCGCTGAGCTCGCCACCATGCGCAAGCAGATCCCGGACAACCCTGCGCTTCCCAGCCTCGTCCGCGACTTGACGAAGGCAGGGCGCGACACAGGTGCCACGATCGACTCCCTCGCGCCGAGCGTGCCCGAAGCGGCACTCGATCCCCAGGCGGTGACGGCGCCGGTCACCACCGGGACCGAGTCGTCGGCGAGCGACACGACCGGGTCGACGGACACGAGCGAGACCCCTGCAACCACCACGACGCCGGTTCCGCCGCCGGTGACCCTCTACCGCGTGCCCCTGACGGTGCAGGTGAGCGGGAGCTACTTCGAGCTCGAGCAGTTCGTCAACCGGCTCGAGGGCCTCCGCCGATCCTTCCTCGTCACCGGCTTCACGATCGGCGAGGTCGAGGGCGCCGAAGCGGTGGCCGGGGACCTCACTCTCGAGCTGAAAGGTCGGGTCTTCCTGTCGCCTCCCGCGTCAGCCACCCAAGACACGACAGCGACCACACCCACAGCCACCGGCACCACGCAGGCCGGTCAGTAG
- a CDS encoding PilN domain-containing protein, with protein sequence VNLLPPEVEQHRRARKVQVGLGAGVVAALGVVGAMTLLAAGQVSDAQDDVAAANARHATLEAKAAEYAEVPVVYAQVEAARTQLSEAMGQEIRWSYFLNDLSLTTPSKVWLTKMTVEQNVDGAATAAVAPVASTGQYLDAGIGTVTFEGKGSRHNDVAAWLDSLAKAKGLTQPYFTRSEVELIGTEKSVTFESQATVTEKALSGRYTQKAGS encoded by the coding sequence GGTCAACCTCTTGCCGCCGGAGGTCGAGCAGCATCGCCGCGCCCGCAAGGTGCAGGTCGGGCTGGGCGCCGGCGTCGTCGCCGCACTCGGCGTGGTGGGTGCGATGACGCTGCTCGCCGCCGGACAGGTCTCTGACGCGCAGGACGACGTCGCGGCCGCTAATGCCAGGCACGCGACGCTGGAGGCCAAGGCCGCTGAGTACGCGGAAGTCCCCGTGGTCTACGCCCAGGTGGAAGCCGCCAGGACGCAGCTGTCGGAGGCGATGGGGCAGGAGATCCGCTGGTCCTACTTCCTGAACGACCTGAGCCTGACGACGCCGAGCAAGGTCTGGCTGACCAAGATGACCGTCGAACAGAACGTCGACGGGGCAGCGACCGCCGCCGTGGCGCCAGTCGCCTCGACAGGTCAGTACCTGGACGCGGGCATCGGGACAGTGACCTTCGAAGGGAAGGGCTCACGCCACAACGACGTCGCTGCGTGGCTCGACTCGCTGGCCAAGGCCAAGGGTCTGACGCAGCCCTACTTCACCAGGTCTGAGGTGGAGCTGATCGGCACGGAGAAGTCGGTGACGTTCGAGAGCCAGGCCACGGTCACGGAGAAGGCTCTCTCGGGTCGCTACACGCAGAAGGCGGGCAGCTGA